The following coding sequences are from one Candidatus Melainabacteria bacterium window:
- a CDS encoding Lrp/AsnC family transcriptional regulator — MDNLDLMALNHLMENGRSSWSELSGVLNLSGPSTADRVKKLEEAGTIKSYAAVVNPDAVGCSLLAFVAVVLEHPKHRAAFVEFVHNADAVQECHHITGEYDYLLKIRCQNTAELEHLISNDLKDSGGVAKTQTIIALSSVKETLKLPLNNLSVKVSRGDKV, encoded by the coding sequence ATGGATAATTTGGATTTAATGGCTCTCAACCATTTGATGGAAAATGGGCGTTCTTCCTGGTCGGAGCTTTCCGGCGTTTTAAATCTTTCCGGACCCAGTACAGCCGACCGTGTAAAGAAGCTGGAAGAAGCAGGCACAATCAAATCTTACGCTGCAGTAGTCAATCCTGATGCGGTCGGCTGTTCGCTTTTGGCGTTTGTGGCGGTAGTTCTGGAGCACCCGAAACACAGGGCTGCTTTCGTCGAATTCGTGCACAATGCCGACGCGGTGCAGGAGTGTCACCACATAACGGGAGAGTATGACTACTTGCTCAAGATTCGTTGTCAAAACACCGCTGAACTGGAGCACTTGATTTCGAATGATTTGAAAGACTCAGGTGGAGTCGCAAAAACGCAGACGATCATTGCGCTCTCTTCTGTCAAGGAGACTTTGAAACTGCCTCTCAACAATCTGTCGGTCAAAGTGAGCAGAGGCGATAAAGTTTGA
- a CDS encoding septal ring lytic transglycosylase RlpA family protein, whose product MLKTIGTTFSAAFLCTTLAVVSAIASPTVKDFSGNADYYANCYHGKKTASGALHDKTKFMAAHRTLPFGTKVRITHRKTKKQCVVVINDRGPFTADRVIDVSYAAAQELGIVSGSKMVDCEVIAED is encoded by the coding sequence ATGCTAAAAACCATTGGCACCACATTCAGTGCCGCCTTTCTCTGCACAACGCTCGCCGTTGTAAGCGCAATAGCATCGCCCACGGTCAAAGATTTTTCCGGGAATGCCGACTATTACGCGAACTGCTACCACGGTAAAAAAACTGCCTCAGGTGCGCTGCACGACAAAACAAAATTTATGGCAGCGCATAGAACCCTGCCCTTTGGAACGAAAGTGCGCATCACCCATCGCAAAACAAAGAAGCAATGCGTCGTCGTGATCAACGATCGCGGACCGTTTACAGCAGACCGAGTCATTGACGTCTCTTACGCAGCCGCTCAAGAGCTTGGAATCGTCAGCGGCAGCAAAATGGTCGATTGCGAAGTCATCGCAGAAGACTGA